The following proteins are encoded in a genomic region of Musa acuminata AAA Group cultivar baxijiao chromosome BXJ2-11, Cavendish_Baxijiao_AAA, whole genome shotgun sequence:
- the LOC135626668 gene encoding GDSL esterase/lipase At1g28570-like: MNEMASHSFFLLLPISLAVHATLNHAQAKHCFIEAIYSFGDSIADTGNLLHEGAAGLFAPIGSLPYGETLKKATGRCSDGLLMIDYFALNLNLPLINPYLDESSNFESGVNFAVAGSTALDSSFFVQRSIYTPVTNSPLGVQLEWFKTHLNSTCSSPTECARKLERALILMGEIGGNDYNNAFFQGRTIADVKSFVPLVVQRIISAAEEVIDLGAAQLVVPGNFPIGCAPSYLTMFTTANAAAYDADNCLKNFNSFAVYHNDHLQAALEGLRRAHPRVTIMYADYYEAFMYLLNHAADLGFDEGSLHKACCGAGGPYNFDINLMCGLPGTETCNEPSKYVSWDGIHLTQEAYRVMAQSLIMQGFAYPNNHFQEQWKC; the protein is encoded by the exons ATGAACGAGATGGCATCTCATAGCTTCTTCCTGCTCCTCCCCATATCATTAGCAGTCCATGCAACCCTAAACCATGCTCAAGCAAAGCACTGTTTCATCGAGGCCATATACAGCTTCGGTGACTCCATAGCAGACACCGGCAACCTTCTTCACGAAGGCGCCGCCGGGTTATTCGCTCCCATCGGCAGCCTCCCCTACGGAGAGACGCTGAAGAAGGCGACCGGCCGCTGCTCCGACGGTCTTCTCATGATCGACTACTTTG CTCTTAATCTTAATCTTCCACTCATTAATCCTTACCTGGACGAGAGCTCCAACTTTGAGAGTGGAGTCAACTTCGCGGTGGCCGGATCGACAGCACTGGACAGCTCATTCTTCGTGCAAAGGAGCATTTACACTCCAGTCACTAACAGCCCTCTCGGTGTTCAACTCGAATGGTTCAAGACCCATCTCAACTCCACATGCTCCTCGCCAACag AGTGTGCGAGGAAACTTGAGCGCGCACTGATCCTGATGGGGGAGATCGGAGGCAACGACTACAACAACGCCTTCTTCCAAGGAAGAACTATCGCCGACGTGAAGAGCTTTGTTCCCCTAGTCGTGCAAAGGATCATAAGCGCTGCTGAA GAGGTGATCGACCTCGGTGCAGCTCAACTGGTTGTTCCCGGGAACTTCCCCATCGGATGCGCGCCGAGCTACCTCACCATGTTCACCACCGCGAACGCCGCCGCTTACGACGCCGACAACTGCCTCAAGAACTTCAACTCGTTCGCGGTCTACCACAACGATCACCTTCAAGCTGCACTCGAGGGGCTGAGACGAGCACACCCCCGGGTGACCATCATGTACGCCGACTACTACGAGGCCTTCATGTATCTCCTCAACCACGCCGCAGACCTAG GGTTTGACGAGGGTTCCTTGCACAAGGCATGCTGCGGAGCTGGGGGGCCATACAACTTCGACATCAATCTCATGTGTGGGTTGCCCGGAACCGAGACGTGCAATGAGCCAAGCAAGTACGTTAGCTGGGATGGCATTCACCTAACGCAGGAGGCTTACAGGGTCATGGCACAGTCACTGATCATGCAGGGGTTTGCCTACCCCAACAACCATTTCCAGGAGCAATGGAAGTGCTAG
- the LOC135627221 gene encoding histone H2A.Z-specific chaperone CHZ1-like yields MAETNGEPHSETPDPESNPLPPSKRKADPTSLEEGEGERAKKHQMPELASDPATQTLDGANEDDGRQEAEKEAADADEDRTVTVVKGKGELTAVDKGKGIMVEEEEEEEGEDDDEDSNDSSDVDSGDEIGEEGDDDSDFVDDPLAEVDLENILPSRTRRREPPPPGAYFDPVQDEDDSDESE; encoded by the coding sequence ATGGCCGAGACCAATGGAGAGCCCCATTCCGAAACCCCAGATCCCGAATCCAATCCCTTACCTCCCTCGAAGCGCAAGGCCGATCCCACTTCCCTCGAGGAAGGGGAAGGCGAGCGAGCGAAGAAGCATCAGATGCCTGAGTTAGCCTCTGATCCCGCAACTCAAACCCTAGACGGAGCCAACGAAGATGACGGCCGTCAAGAGGCCGAGAAGGAAGCCGCCGACGCTGACGAGGATCGGACAGTCACTGTCGTTAAGGGGAAGGGAGAGCTGACCGCGGTGGACAAGGGCAAAGGGATaatggtggaggaggaagaagaggaggaaggggaggacGATGATGAGGACAGCAATGACAGTAGCGATGTGGACAGTGGCGACGAGATTGGTGAGGAGGGGGATGATGACAGCGATTTCGTCGATGATCCACTGGCGGAGGTGGATCTGGAGAATATCCTTCCTTCGAGGACCCGGCGACGGGAGCCACCGCCACCCGGGGCTTATTTCGACCCCGTTCAGGATGAAGATGACAGTGACGAGAGCGAGTAA